A DNA window from Acidobacteriota bacterium contains the following coding sequences:
- a CDS encoding amidohydrolase, translating into MLKIDVHTHILPCDIPRWKDTFGYGGFIGLNHYAPCCAKMVRDDGVQFRDVDENCWSAEKRIQECDLSGVNVQVLSTVPVMFSYWSKPKDGNEVAIFLNDHIAGIVNEFPYRFVGLGTVPMQDTDFAVRELERCKQIGLAGVQIGTNINQLNLGDPQFFKFFEACERLGMAVFVHPWDMMGEKDMQKYWLPWLVGMPAEVSRAICSLIFSGTLERLPKLRICFAHGGGAFPSTLGRIEHGYNVRSDLCAVDNPHNPRKYIRQVYFDSLVHDPASLGYLIDLVGADRIVLGSDYPFPLGEARPGELIESMGLSEDVREAIFSKTALEWLGLDSIRFTR; encoded by the coding sequence ATGCTAAAGATCGACGTTCACACACACATTCTGCCTTGTGACATTCCACGCTGGAAGGATACGTTCGGGTACGGCGGGTTCATCGGCCTTAATCATTATGCACCTTGTTGTGCAAAGATGGTACGCGACGATGGTGTGCAGTTTCGCGACGTTGACGAAAATTGCTGGAGTGCCGAAAAACGGATTCAAGAATGCGATCTGTCGGGCGTTAACGTGCAGGTTCTCTCAACCGTACCGGTGATGTTCAGCTACTGGTCGAAACCGAAGGATGGGAACGAGGTCGCAATTTTTCTTAACGACCATATTGCTGGAATTGTCAACGAATTTCCGTACCGCTTTGTAGGTCTCGGAACCGTTCCGATGCAGGATACTGATTTTGCGGTGCGTGAACTTGAACGGTGTAAACAGATCGGTCTCGCGGGGGTTCAGATAGGAACCAATATCAATCAACTAAACCTCGGCGATCCGCAGTTTTTCAAATTTTTCGAGGCCTGCGAACGACTGGGAATGGCGGTTTTTGTTCATCCGTGGGACATGATGGGTGAAAAAGACATGCAGAAATACTGGCTGCCGTGGCTTGTTGGAATGCCGGCTGAAGTTTCGCGTGCGATCTGCTCTCTTATATTCTCGGGAACTCTTGAGCGTCTGCCTAAACTGAGGATTTGCTTTGCTCACGGTGGCGGTGCATTTCCATCGACACTTGGCCGGATCGAACATGGATACAACGTCAGGTCCGATCTTTGTGCGGTAGACAATCCGCACAATCCTCGCAAATATATTCGGCAGGTCTATTTTGATTCATTGGTTCACGATCCGGCAAGCCTAGGGTATTTGATCGACCTGGTCGGAGCCGACCGGATCGTATTGGGAAGCGATTACCCTTTTCCTTTGGGGGAAGCTCGACCGGGCGAACTGATAGAATCAATGGGACTTAGCGAAGACGTTCGGGAGGCGATCTTCTCTAAAACAGCATTAGAGTGGCTGGGGTTAGATTCGATCAGGTTTACCCGATAA
- a CDS encoding aminotransferase class V-fold PLP-dependent enzyme — protein sequence MHNIDIDIVEMSLDVIKFAINQITQTDQKLGFPKKEEELYELVGETVTAKGIGGEKAFKLFRDVLLKASVSIDHPRHLAFVPASPTRAAIMFDLVTSASSIHGAYWMEGAGGIFAENQAMKWLVKLTGLPEGAFGVFTSGGTEANLSAMVTARETWRARHPEKAHTRGIVIASNAAHSSISAMAKVIDADVCLIKTEDRLEGTDLARTISEMSDEDRSRVFAIIATGGTTNSGIIDDLAGIARVAKHENVWFHVDAAYGGGALAARSVRHLFNGIEEADSITIDPHKWLFSPYDCGAVIYREPELAKKTHSQEGSYLDIFTDEGAKGFNPSDYQIQLTRRLRGLPLWFSLAMHGTDRYETAVERGIELAQIAGRLITDAKHVELVREPSLSCVLFRRIGWSPDEYKAWTYRNHKAGFALVTPTKWRNPAGPETVARFCFINPDTTETDITQILETMK from the coding sequence ATGCACAATATTGATATAGATATCGTCGAGATGTCGCTCGACGTAATTAAGTTTGCGATCAATCAGATAACCCAAACAGACCAGAAGCTTGGGTTCCCGAAAAAAGAAGAAGAACTGTACGAGCTTGTGGGCGAGACCGTAACGGCAAAGGGCATTGGCGGCGAAAAAGCGTTTAAGCTCTTTCGCGATGTGCTCTTGAAAGCCAGTGTTTCGATAGATCATCCGCGGCACCTGGCGTTTGTTCCGGCATCGCCGACCCGCGCGGCGATCATGTTCGATCTGGTCACCTCGGCATCAAGCATCCACGGAGCCTATTGGATGGAGGGAGCCGGCGGAATATTCGCAGAGAATCAGGCAATGAAATGGCTCGTCAAGCTGACGGGCCTGCCGGAAGGGGCTTTCGGTGTTTTTACAAGCGGTGGTACGGAAGCAAACCTTTCTGCGATGGTCACCGCCCGCGAAACGTGGCGCGCAAGGCATCCCGAAAAGGCCCACACCCGCGGGATCGTGATAGCTTCAAACGCCGCTCACTCATCGATCTCGGCAATGGCAAAGGTGATCGATGCGGATGTCTGTCTGATCAAAACTGAAGACCGGCTGGAGGGCACCGACCTTGCGCGAACCATCAGCGAAATGTCTGACGAGGATCGTTCCCGTGTTTTTGCAATCATCGCCACCGGAGGCACAACAAATTCCGGCATAATTGATGACCTGGCGGGCATCGCCCGGGTGGCCAAGCATGAGAACGTCTGGTTCCACGTTGACGCGGCGTACGGCGGCGGAGCTCTCGCGGCTCGTTCGGTAAGGCACCTGTTTAACGGGATCGAGGAGGCAGACAGCATCACCATAGACCCGCACAAGTGGCTATTTTCCCCCTATGACTGCGGAGCAGTGATCTATCGGGAGCCTGAACTCGCAAAAAAGACCCACTCTCAAGAAGGTTCGTATCTTGATATTTTTACAGATGAGGGGGCAAAAGGGTTTAATCCTTCTGATTATCAAATACAACTTACCCGGCGGCTGCGGGGACTTCCGCTTTGGTTTTCCCTTGCTATGCACGGCACCGACCGCTATGAAACCGCTGTTGAACGAGGCATAGAACTTGCTCAAATAGCCGGGCGGCTGATCACGGACGCGAAACACGTAGAACTTGTTCGCGAACCCAGCCTTTCTTGCGTTCTTTTTAGACGTATTGGCTGGTCACCCGATGAATACAAAGCGTGGACTTATAGAAATCACAAGGCTGGCTTCGCTCTTGTAACCCCAACCAAGTGGAGAAACCCTGCAGGCCCTGAAACGGTGGCGAGATTTTGTTTTATCAATCCCGACACGACTGAAACGGATATTACGCAGATACTCGAGACCATGAAATAG
- the kynU gene encoding kynureninase, protein MTHQQLSIDMSFAQEMDQNDELRKFRDRFLIPRSADGSEVIYFTGNSLGLQPKSVLGYVEQELDDWGNLGVEGHVHAKNPWLPYHEFLTQKMAAIIGAKPIETVVMNSLTVNLHLLLVSFYRPTAERHKVIVEKGAFPSDRYAIESQIRFHGFDPELSLIEVAPRPGESTLRTEDIIEMIEREGNSVATVLLGGVNYYTGQAFEMGQITAAGHKAGAFVGFDLAHAAGNIELNMHDWGVDFAAWCSYKYLNGGPGAVGGAFVHERHANCHDIPRFAGWWGHDKATRFLMGPEFVPLAGVEGWQISNPPILQMAALRASLEIFEEAGMSALVEKSRRLTGYLESLIMAIGDDRISIVTPTDQSQRGCQLSIRVQGGDRSLHDSIVASGVSADWREPDVIRVAPVPLYNSFTDVFRFAEVLRSQLH, encoded by the coding sequence ATGACCCATCAGCAGTTAAGTATAGATATGAGTTTCGCCCAAGAAATGGATCAAAACGATGAACTTCGCAAATTTCGCGATAGATTCCTGATCCCCAGATCGGCCGACGGAAGCGAAGTCATTTATTTCACTGGCAATTCGTTGGGACTCCAGCCAAAATCGGTGCTAGGATACGTCGAGCAGGAATTGGACGATTGGGGCAACCTCGGCGTCGAGGGCCATGTCCATGCTAAGAATCCGTGGCTTCCGTACCACGAGTTCCTTACGCAAAAAATGGCTGCGATCATCGGAGCAAAGCCGATCGAGACCGTTGTAATGAACTCGCTCACGGTGAATTTGCATTTGCTTCTGGTTTCGTTCTATCGGCCAACTGCTGAAAGGCATAAGGTTATCGTGGAGAAGGGGGCTTTTCCTTCGGATCGATACGCGATCGAGTCGCAGATCAGATTTCACGGTTTCGACCCAGAACTGTCGCTGATCGAGGTCGCTCCTCGCCCGGGCGAATCGACACTGCGGACCGAGGATATTATCGAAATGATCGAGCGGGAAGGAAATTCGGTCGCGACGGTTCTGCTTGGCGGTGTGAATTATTACACGGGACAAGCATTTGAAATGGGGCAAATTACCGCCGCGGGCCACAAGGCTGGTGCATTTGTCGGCTTCGACCTCGCTCATGCGGCAGGTAATATTGAGCTGAACATGCACGACTGGGGCGTGGATTTCGCGGCTTGGTGTTCGTATAAATATCTAAATGGCGGTCCAGGAGCTGTCGGTGGAGCGTTTGTCCATGAAAGGCACGCTAATTGCCACGATATACCTAGATTCGCAGGCTGGTGGGGACACGATAAAGCGACGCGTTTTCTAATGGGGCCTGAATTTGTTCCGCTCGCCGGGGTCGAAGGGTGGCAGATCTCTAATCCGCCGATCCTGCAGATGGCGGCATTACGGGCGTCGCTCGAGATCTTTGAAGAAGCGGGTATGTCGGCCTTGGTGGAAAAATCAAGAAGGCTGACGGGCTATCTAGAATCACTTATCATGGCGATCGGTGATGACCGGATATCGATCGTCACGCCAACCGATCAGAGTCAACGTGGCTGCCAACTTTCGATACGTGTGCAAGGTGGTGACAGATCGCTGCACGACAGCATCGTGGCAAGCGGTGTTTCTGCGGACTGGCGAGAGCCGGACGTGATCCGTGTTGCTCCCGTGCCGTTGTATAACTCGTTTACTGATGTGTTCAGGTTCGCCGAGGTTCTAAGATCGCAGCTACATTAG
- the fdhF gene encoding formate dehydrogenase subunit alpha, with product MIRASINGREADFGEGITVLAAARKLGFDIPTLCNDDRLDPVGACRMCLVEIKGSSKETVSCTTRLADGMEVLTHSEPIEEARKWNLRMLAGNYPADAFASYPEKPFHKLASKYGLTDADFHGNHSIPADASQTYINVDMSRCINCYACVRICADVQGQFVWHVLGRGEESHIIPDSFGAFGDSTCVSCGACADACPTGALEDKTVIERGFPTNWTKTTCPYCGTGCEMNVGVRDDRVVQVKPVMDAPVNYGHLCVKGRYAFDFIDAEDRVTEPMIRNNGDWRVVSWDEAIQYTADRLKAIDAEFGKESIAVLGSARATNEENYLAQKFTRVVLGTNNVDCCARVCHTPSAAAMKMMIGTGAMTNSFDDIEKAKTIILCGANPSENHPIPGARIKQAVIKNGTKLIVIDPRQTELTKYADVHLQLRPGTNILLFNAIAHAIIDEGLADREFIATRVDEFEEFKAFVAQYSPEAVAERCGVDAELIRKAARIYATDTPSMAMHGLGMTEHLQGTEGVMTIVNLALLTGNIGKPGAGVNPLRGQNNVQGSAHMGCDPGILTGSITIEAGRELFESVWKAPVPTAAGLNQLQMIDAARDGKLKALWTIGYDVFLSNANAHETAKAFANMDLVIIQDFFMNETAKRFGHVFFPAVTSFEKDGTFMNGERRVQRIRSAVSPRGNSRSDWEIICDLAAAMGFEKDFTFNSAEEIWDEVRAVWPPGYGITYDRIEKSGIQWPCPDVDHPGTEILHSESFSNGVKAALRRIKFRATKEVVTDDFPFLLTTGRVLEQFNAGTMTMRTPNRELRPTDLLMISQADSMRLSIADGERVLLKSNYGEAVLPAQVSERVKNGELFASFHDPKVFLNYATGPTRDRFTQAPEFKVTAVRIEKLDI from the coding sequence ATGATCCGGGCAAGTATTAACGGCAGAGAAGCGGATTTCGGCGAGGGCATTACGGTGCTTGCGGCCGCAAGAAAACTTGGATTTGATATTCCGACGCTGTGCAATGATGACAGGCTTGACCCTGTCGGAGCGTGCCGGATGTGTCTCGTTGAGATAAAAGGAAGTTCAAAGGAAACGGTTTCGTGCACCACGCGTCTTGCCGACGGGATGGAGGTTCTAACCCACAGTGAGCCAATTGAAGAGGCTCGCAAATGGAATCTGAGAATGCTGGCTGGGAATTACCCCGCGGATGCGTTTGCGTCGTATCCCGAAAAACCATTTCACAAGCTTGCCAGTAAATATGGGCTGACGGACGCGGACTTTCATGGCAATCATTCGATCCCGGCAGATGCTTCGCAAACATATATCAACGTTGATATGTCACGCTGTATAAACTGTTATGCGTGCGTGCGTATCTGTGCAGATGTACAGGGGCAGTTTGTTTGGCATGTACTGGGCCGGGGCGAGGAATCGCACATCATTCCGGATTCGTTCGGGGCGTTCGGTGACAGTACCTGCGTTTCGTGCGGGGCATGTGCGGACGCGTGTCCGACCGGAGCTTTGGAAGATAAAACAGTTATCGAACGTGGTTTTCCAACGAACTGGACCAAGACAACCTGCCCGTACTGCGGGACCGGCTGTGAGATGAACGTCGGCGTCCGCGATGACCGCGTCGTTCAGGTCAAGCCGGTGATGGATGCTCCGGTGAATTACGGCCATCTTTGCGTAAAAGGGCGATATGCATTCGACTTTATCGACGCCGAGGACCGTGTTACGGAGCCGATGATCCGTAATAACGGCGATTGGCGTGTCGTTTCCTGGGACGAAGCGATCCAATATACGGCGGATAGGTTAAAGGCCATTGATGCTGAGTTTGGCAAAGAGAGCATAGCGGTTCTTGGTTCGGCGCGGGCGACGAACGAGGAGAATTACCTCGCCCAGAAATTCACCCGCGTCGTGCTCGGCACAAATAATGTAGATTGCTGTGCTCGCGTTTGTCATACGCCGTCAGCAGCGGCGATGAAGATGATGATCGGCACGGGGGCGATGACCAATTCGTTTGATGATATTGAAAAGGCGAAGACGATCATCCTATGCGGAGCAAACCCAAGCGAAAATCATCCGATCCCCGGAGCTCGCATAAAACAAGCCGTGATCAAGAACGGTACCAAGCTGATCGTCATCGACCCTCGACAGACCGAACTGACGAAATACGCAGATGTTCACCTGCAATTGCGGCCCGGGACGAACATTTTATTGTTCAACGCGATCGCCCACGCGATCATTGACGAAGGCTTGGCCGATCGGGAATTCATCGCAACGCGCGTCGATGAATTCGAAGAATTCAAGGCATTCGTTGCCCAATATTCACCCGAAGCTGTCGCCGAAAGATGCGGCGTCGATGCCGAATTGATCCGCAAAGCGGCTCGAATCTATGCGACCGACACACCCTCGATGGCTATGCACGGACTCGGTATGACCGAGCATTTGCAGGGAACTGAAGGCGTGATGACGATCGTCAATCTTGCCCTGCTTACCGGTAATATCGGCAAGCCCGGTGCGGGTGTCAATCCGCTTCGAGGGCAAAATAATGTGCAGGGCTCGGCTCACATGGGCTGCGATCCGGGTATTTTGACCGGCTCGATCACAATAGAAGCGGGCCGCGAGCTGTTTGAAAGTGTTTGGAAGGCTCCGGTTCCAACGGCCGCCGGACTCAACCAACTGCAAATGATCGATGCAGCGCGCGACGGCAAACTCAAAGCCCTGTGGACGATCGGCTATGACGTTTTTCTTTCAAACGCGAACGCTCACGAGACCGCAAAGGCATTTGCCAACATGGACCTCGTGATCATTCAGGATTTTTTCATGAATGAGACCGCCAAGCGGTTTGGGCACGTGTTTTTTCCGGCGGTCACTTCGTTTGAAAAAGATGGCACGTTCATGAACGGTGAGCGGCGTGTGCAGCGAATTCGCAGTGCCGTAAGCCCGCGAGGCAATTCGCGATCTGATTGGGAGATAATTTGCGATCTCGCGGCCGCGATGGGATTTGAGAAGGATTTTACGTTTAACTCGGCCGAAGAGATCTGGGACGAGGTCCGAGCCGTCTGGCCTCCGGGATACGGCATTACCTACGATCGTATCGAAAAGTCCGGTATACAGTGGCCGTGTCCGGACGTTGATCATCCCGGAACCGAGATATTGCATAGCGAATCGTTCTCAAACGGCGTGAAGGCGGCGTTGCGGCGAATAAAATTCCGTGCTACGAAAGAGGTCGTCACGGACGATTTCCCGTTTCTGCTTACGACAGGCCGTGTGCTTGAGCAATTTAACGCCGGCACAATGACGATGCGCACGCCGAACCGCGAACTTCGGCCGACCGATCTGCTGATGATATCGCAGGCTGATTCGATGCGGCTCTCGATCGCGGATGGCGAACGCGTGCTTCTAAAAAGCAACTATGGCGAGGCTGTACTGCCAGCTCAGGTAAGCGAGAGGGTCAAGAACGGTGAGCTCTTTGCCTCTTTCCACGATCCAAAGGTTTTTCTGAATTACGCAACCGGCCCTACACGCGATCGTTTTACGCAGGCACCTGAGTTTAAGGTCACGGCTGTTAGAATTGAGAAGCTCGACATTTAG
- a CDS encoding FAD-dependent monooxygenase → MSKVVIIGAGLAGSLLSIYLAKRGITVDVYEARADMRLEEVAAGRSINLALSDRGIAALREIGMDDYMLAEAVPMQGRLIHTVSGETKLLPYSGRQGEYINSVSRSGLNIALMNEAEKYSNVTFCFNERCTYFDCRTGQAQFSSGSFVTGDTVIATDGAGSTVRYAMMNGGVERFDFSQKWLEHGYKELHIPAGPGGGFQLEKNVLHIWPRNKFMMIALPNFDGSFTCTLFFAHKGENSFEKLQGQATMLQFFEENFPDATALMPTLAEDYFANPTGNLGTVKCFPWNADGKALLLGDSAHAVVPFYGQGMNCAFEDVRVLDQLIDKHGTEWQTVYDEYGELRKINTDAIADLAEENFYEMRDAVADPVFVKKRELETKLEQTFPDYFSKYSMVTFREDLPYSVAKARGNAQDALLMTICAKTENVGELDLASVLAAVKDL, encoded by the coding sequence ATGTCAAAGGTAGTTATTATCGGGGCCGGCCTCGCCGGCTCCCTGCTCTCAATTTATCTTGCGAAACGCGGGATTACCGTGGATGTTTACGAAGCCCGCGCTGACATGCGGCTTGAGGAAGTTGCAGCGGGCCGCTCTATTAATCTCGCGCTTTCGGATCGAGGCATTGCCGCCCTGCGCGAGATCGGCATGGACGATTACATGCTTGCTGAAGCCGTTCCGATGCAGGGACGGTTGATCCACACGGTCTCAGGTGAGACAAAACTGCTGCCTTATTCGGGCCGTCAGGGCGAATACATAAATTCGGTTTCGCGTTCCGGCTTGAATATCGCTTTGATGAATGAGGCAGAGAAATACTCAAATGTCACATTTTGTTTCAACGAACGATGCACATACTTTGACTGTCGAACGGGCCAGGCTCAATTTTCCAGTGGCTCCTTTGTTACCGGCGACACCGTGATCGCAACCGACGGAGCAGGTTCGACGGTTCGTTACGCAATGATGAACGGGGGCGTTGAGCGGTTCGATTTCTCGCAAAAGTGGCTCGAGCACGGTTACAAAGAATTGCATATTCCGGCGGGGCCGGGCGGTGGATTCCAACTCGAAAAGAATGTACTCCACATCTGGCCGCGAAATAAGTTCATGATGATTGCCCTGCCAAATTTCGACGGCAGCTTCACTTGCACATTGTTCTTTGCTCACAAGGGCGAGAACAGCTTTGAGAAACTGCAGGGCCAGGCAACTATGTTGCAATTCTTCGAAGAGAACTTCCCGGACGCGACCGCTCTGATGCCAACGCTTGCCGAAGACTATTTTGCGAATCCGACCGGAAACCTTGGAACTGTGAAGTGCTTTCCATGGAACGCAGACGGAAAGGCCCTGCTTCTCGGTGACTCAGCCCACGCAGTGGTTCCGTTTTATGGCCAGGGAATGAACTGTGCGTTTGAGGACGTGCGGGTGCTTGACCAACTTATCGACAAACATGGCACAGAATGGCAAACGGTTTATGACGAATACGGCGAACTAAGAAAAATAAACACGGATGCGATCGCTGATCTCGCTGAGGAAAACTTCTACGAAATGCGTGATGCTGTCGCCGATCCGGTTTTTGTCAAAAAAAGGGAACTCGAAACAAAGCTCGAGCAGACCTTTCCTGACTATTTCTCAAAGTACTCGATGGTCACGTTTCGCGAAGATCTGCCGTATTCGGTTGCAAAGGCTCGGGGAAATGCTCAGGACGCGTTGCTCATGACGATATGCGCGAAAACTGAGAACGTAGGCGAACTTGATCTCGCCAGTGTACTGGCGGCTGTCAAGGATCTATGA
- a CDS encoding cyclase family protein, with protein sequence MSNYQFVADLSIPLRFGGPQPNAFGVEAALAKTLGDTRDGSSVNFEQLTFIPHCNGTHTECVGHITDARISVRDCLQDIIMRAVLISVEPSTYSGDLVIGIDALKEAGVATGFGALVVRTLPNDETKLSRLYDGENIPPYFTPKAMQYVVECGFKHLLVDLPSIDRLLDQGRLENHRIFWNIDVGSREVDQYTRIRSTVTELIYVPNAVVDGEYLLNLQIAPFESDASPSRPVIFRTV encoded by the coding sequence ATGAGTAACTATCAATTCGTCGCCGATCTTTCGATCCCGCTACGATTCGGCGGGCCGCAGCCGAACGCGTTTGGAGTTGAGGCCGCACTTGCAAAAACTCTCGGTGACACTCGTGATGGTTCGAGCGTTAACTTCGAGCAGTTGACGTTCATTCCACATTGCAACGGCACGCATACTGAATGCGTCGGGCATATTACGGATGCGCGGATCTCGGTTCGTGACTGTCTGCAGGACATCATTATGCGGGCGGTGCTGATCTCTGTTGAGCCTTCTACTTATAGCGGGGATCTCGTGATCGGAATAGACGCACTAAAGGAAGCGGGCGTTGCCACTGGCTTTGGCGCTCTGGTAGTACGCACCTTGCCGAATGATGAGACCAAGCTGTCGAGATTGTACGACGGTGAGAATATTCCGCCGTATTTCACCCCCAAGGCAATGCAATATGTCGTTGAATGTGGTTTCAAACATCTCCTGGTGGATCTGCCGTCCATCGACCGCTTGTTAGATCAGGGCAGACTAGAAAACCACCGAATTTTCTGGAATATTGATGTAGGAAGCCGGGAGGTTGATCAATACACCCGAATACGAAGCACTGTGACCGAGTTGATCTATGTTCCAAACGCGGTCGTAGACGGCGAATATCTGTTGAATCTACAGATCGCTCCGTTCGAATCTGACGCGAGCCCAAGCCGACCGGTTATTTTCAGGACAGTTTAG
- a CDS encoding cytochrome c: MLSKKVVIVVYLAFAAAAVACTGSKPSRYLIAENKSYEASLFRQNCSICHGPEAEGKTLSDGKVIPNIRDGEHKYKTDEEIYRHISEGGNGMIAFKYQLTPREINLLVGLVQNNLRAGQNHTR, from the coding sequence ATGTTAAGCAAAAAGGTCGTAATAGTAGTTTATCTCGCCTTCGCCGCAGCGGCTGTCGCTTGTACCGGATCTAAACCTTCCCGTTACCTGATCGCCGAAAATAAGAGCTATGAAGCCTCGCTCTTTCGCCAGAACTGCTCGATCTGCCACGGCCCCGAAGCCGAAGGCAAAACGCTTAGCGACGGGAAGGTAATCCCAAACATCCGTGACGGCGAACATAAATATAAAACCGACGAAGAGATATACCGCCACATATCCGAAGGCGGCAATGGCATGATCGCCTTCAAATACCAACTAACGCCGAGAGAGATAAATCTGCTCGTCGGGCTCGTGCAAAATAATCTAAGGGCGGGTCAGAACCATACCCGTTAG
- a CDS encoding long-chain fatty acid--CoA ligase, whose translation MEGTATVLNLASIVTHHARLAPQKEAIVWGDVRMTYRELDQLSNRVANALVEMGIGHGDKVALNCVNLPYFPVVYYGIMKAGAAVVPLCVLFKAAEIEYQLRDSDSKAVFVFEGTPELPMLEATKEAFDKVESCGELVVLTADLMGESPLPEHKTLMQLTFDKSEHFDAYPTNPNDTCAILYTSGTTGQPKGAELTHLNLWSNSVTTYSIHMPLLDFTDQQQKSCLITLPLFHTTGQTVQMNTQLYGGNRVVLLPRFEPRATLDTMVAEKINFWVGVPTMYWALLKYVKENDYDISHIADNMKVCTSGGAPMPVNLMMEFQEKFGVRVMEGYGLSETSPLATTNHFEKPSKPGTVGQPIFGVDVRCFDDEDNEVPRGTRGEIVIRGTNVMKGYYKRPAATAEAFRNGWFHTGDIGIQDEEGYISIVDRKKDMILRGGYNVYPRQLEEVIITHPSVSLCAVIGVPDERLGEEVKAFVVLHPGHELTAEEFIEWCKAKIAANKYPRHVEFRTELPIGNTGKIFKRALKEQSA comes from the coding sequence ATGGAAGGCACCGCCACCGTATTAAATCTGGCGTCGATAGTCACACATCACGCCCGCCTCGCACCGCAGAAAGAAGCCATAGTCTGGGGTGATGTCCGCATGACCTACCGGGAGCTTGACCAGCTCTCGAACCGTGTCGCAAATGCTCTGGTCGAAATGGGAATCGGCCACGGCGATAAGGTAGCGCTCAATTGCGTAAACCTGCCGTATTTCCCCGTCGTTTATTACGGGATCATGAAAGCCGGTGCGGCAGTCGTGCCGCTATGTGTCCTGTTCAAGGCGGCTGAGATCGAATACCAGCTCCGTGACTCAGACTCTAAAGCGGTCTTTGTTTTCGAAGGAACGCCCGAGTTGCCGATGCTGGAGGCGACCAAAGAGGCCTTTGATAAGGTCGAATCATGCGGCGAACTGGTGGTTCTGACTGCAGATCTGATGGGTGAATCTCCACTGCCGGAACACAAAACCCTGATGCAGCTGACGTTTGATAAATCGGAGCATTTCGACGCCTATCCGACGAACCCGAATGACACGTGCGCGATTCTCTATACATCAGGAACGACCGGACAGCCGAAAGGTGCAGAACTCACGCACCTCAACCTCTGGTCTAACAGTGTAACGACCTACAGCATCCACATGCCGCTACTGGATTTCACTGATCAGCAGCAGAAATCGTGCCTGATCACGCTGCCCCTGTTTCACACGACCGGCCAGACGGTGCAGATGAACACCCAGCTCTATGGCGGCAACCGGGTCGTGCTGCTTCCGCGATTCGAGCCGCGGGCAACGCTTGATACCATGGTGGCCGAAAAGATCAATTTCTGGGTCGGCGTGCCGACGATGTATTGGGCCTTGCTTAAATACGTCAAGGAAAACGATTACGATATCAGCCATATCGCCGACAATATGAAGGTCTGTACCTCCGGCGGTGCCCCGATGCCGGTCAATTTGATGATGGAGTTTCAGGAGAAATTCGGCGTCCGGGTGATGGAAGGCTACGGGCTTTCCGAAACATCTCCCCTCGCGACAACCAATCATTTTGAAAAGCCGTCAAAACCCGGAACGGTCGGCCAGCCCATCTTCGGAGTGGACGTTAGATGCTTTGACGATGAGGACAACGAGGTTCCACGCGGCACCAGAGGCGAGATCGTCATTCGCGGGACGAACGTCATGAAAGGCTATTACAAACGGCCCGCGGCGACTGCGGAAGCCTTTCGCAATGGCTGGTTTCACACCGGCGACATCGGTATTCAGGATGAAGAAGGTTACATCTCGATCGTCGATCGGAAGAAAGACATGATTCTTCGCGGCGGCTACAACGTGTATCCGCGGCAGCTAGAAGAGGTCATCATCACCCATCCGTCGGTCTCGCTTTGTGCAGTCATCGGCGTTCCGGACGAGCGTTTGGGCGAGGAGGTAAAAGCATTCGTGGTTCTTCACCCCGGTCATGAGCTTACAGCCGAAGAGTTCATCGAGTGGTGCAAGGCAAAGATCGCTGCGAATAAATATCCTCGCCACGTGGAGTTTCGAACGGAACTGCCGATCGGCAACACCGGCAAGATCTTCAAACGTGCACTCAAGGAACAATCCGCGTAA